A stretch of the Bradyrhizobium sp. CCBAU 53351 genome encodes the following:
- a CDS encoding CmpA/NrtA family ABC transporter substrate-binding protein, producing the protein MTKPTDKSLRGRHKSNLLGGAGANPLTGLDRRTFLAGGAAAAAYAVSAGRVRAAALKPEKEELKFGFIKLTDMAPLAVAKENGYFEDEGLFVTLEAQANWKVLLDRVISGELDGAHMLAGQPLAATIGFGTKAHIITPFSMDLNGNAITVSNEIFALMKPGIPKDASGKLVHPIKAETLRPAIEKLKADGKAFKMGMVFPVSTHNYELRYWLASGGINPGYYSAEDVSGTVAAEALLSVTPPPQMPATLEAGTINGYCVGEPWNQAAVFKGIGVPVITDYEIWKNNPEKVFGITAAFAEKNPNTVLALTKALIRAAMWLDENANANRTKAVELLSKPEYVGADKAVIANSMTGTFEYEKGDKRPIPDFNVFFRYFATYPYLSDAVWYLTQMRRWGQIGEAKSDAWYHDTAKSVYRSDLYLAAAKLLVADGKARKEDFPWDSDGYRAPTSEFIDGLSYDGRKPNAYIDSLKIGLKGKQKIDGAKVIDG; encoded by the coding sequence ATGACGAAGCCAACTGATAAGTCCTTGCGCGGCCGCCATAAGAGCAATCTGCTCGGCGGAGCTGGCGCGAACCCGCTCACCGGTCTCGACCGCCGTACCTTCCTTGCCGGGGGAGCTGCCGCCGCGGCTTATGCAGTCTCCGCCGGTCGCGTGCGCGCAGCCGCGCTCAAGCCGGAGAAGGAGGAGCTGAAGTTCGGCTTCATCAAGCTCACCGATATGGCTCCGCTGGCGGTCGCCAAGGAGAACGGTTATTTCGAAGACGAAGGCCTGTTCGTCACGCTGGAGGCCCAGGCCAACTGGAAAGTTCTGCTCGACCGCGTCATCAGCGGCGAGCTCGATGGTGCGCACATGCTGGCGGGCCAGCCATTGGCCGCGACGATCGGGTTCGGCACCAAGGCGCACATCATCACACCGTTCTCGATGGATCTGAACGGCAACGCCATTACGGTGTCGAACGAGATTTTCGCGTTGATGAAGCCGGGCATCCCGAAGGATGCGAGCGGCAAGCTGGTGCACCCGATCAAGGCCGAGACGTTGCGCCCTGCCATCGAGAAGCTGAAGGCTGACGGCAAGGCCTTCAAGATGGGCATGGTGTTCCCGGTGTCGACTCACAATTACGAGCTGCGCTACTGGCTCGCTTCGGGCGGCATCAATCCCGGCTATTATTCGGCCGAGGACGTGAGCGGAACGGTTGCGGCCGAAGCGCTGCTGTCGGTGACGCCGCCGCCGCAAATGCCGGCAACTCTGGAGGCCGGCACCATCAACGGCTATTGCGTCGGCGAGCCCTGGAATCAGGCCGCCGTCTTCAAGGGCATCGGCGTGCCCGTGATCACCGATTACGAAATCTGGAAGAACAACCCGGAGAAGGTGTTCGGCATCACCGCCGCATTCGCCGAGAAGAATCCCAACACGGTGCTCGCGCTCACCAAGGCGTTGATCCGCGCGGCGATGTGGCTGGACGAGAACGCCAATGCCAACCGCACCAAGGCGGTCGAGCTGCTCTCGAAGCCGGAATATGTCGGTGCAGACAAGGCAGTCATCGCCAATTCGATGACCGGCACCTTCGAGTACGAAAAGGGCGACAAGCGGCCGATCCCGGACTTCAACGTCTTCTTCCGTTACTTCGCCACCTATCCCTATCTGTCCGATGCGGTCTGGTACCTGACCCAGATGCGCCGTTGGGGACAGATCGGCGAAGCCAAGAGTGACGCGTGGTATCACGACACGGCCAAGAGCGTGTACCGGTCGGATCTCTATCTGGCTGCAGCCAAGCTTCTGGTCGCCGATGGCAAGGCCAGGAAGGAAGACTTTCCCTGGGACAGCGACGGCTATCGGGCGCCGACATCCGAATTCATCGACGGTCTGAGCTACGACGGCCGCAAGCCCAATGCCTACATCGACAGCCTGAAGATCGGCCTGAAGGGCAAGCAGAAGATCGACGGTGCCAAGGTCATCGACGGCTGA
- a CDS encoding MFS transporter has protein sequence MTKNPTWISDWRPEDEAFWNATGKTIARRNLIWSIVAEHIGFSVWLIWSIVTTKLPQAGFHYTTDQLFQLVAVPGLIGALMRFPYTFAVTTFGGRNWTIFSAAILFIPTLSLAYFVSQPDTPFWLMLLVASTAGLGGGNFASSMTNISFFFPDRMKGWALGLNAAGGNIGVSSVQLLTPILMTLAVFNLFQATPVDGIFLQNAGLMWVLPIAIAVLGAVFFMNNLTAAKSSVKNQLAIVKRKHTWIMAYLYIGTFGSFIGYSAAFPLLIKTQFPQVTIAIAFLGPLVGSLSRPLGGWLADRIGGSIITFWNFIVMAGATVGVLYFVGQKDFIGFLSMFLILFVTTGIGNGSTYRMIPSIFREENLFKVRGKGDAARAMALKTASIESGAAVGFIGAIGAVGGYLIPTGFGKSIAMTGGPQLALVIYLAFYATCLALTWWFYLRRSPQGEGVSGLAEARV, from the coding sequence ATGACGAAGAATCCGACTTGGATTTCAGACTGGCGCCCCGAAGATGAGGCGTTCTGGAACGCGACCGGCAAGACTATCGCGCGACGCAACCTGATCTGGTCGATCGTGGCCGAGCATATCGGCTTCTCGGTCTGGCTGATCTGGAGCATCGTCACCACCAAGCTGCCGCAGGCCGGCTTCCACTACACCACCGACCAACTGTTCCAGCTTGTCGCGGTGCCGGGCCTGATCGGCGCATTGATGCGCTTTCCCTATACATTCGCAGTGACGACGTTCGGCGGCCGCAACTGGACCATCTTCAGTGCGGCGATCCTGTTCATTCCGACCCTGTCGCTGGCCTATTTCGTGAGCCAGCCCGACACGCCGTTCTGGCTGATGCTGCTGGTTGCCTCGACCGCGGGCCTTGGCGGCGGCAATTTCGCCTCCAGCATGACCAATATCTCCTTCTTCTTCCCCGACCGGATGAAGGGCTGGGCGCTCGGCCTGAACGCGGCTGGCGGAAATATCGGCGTCTCCAGCGTGCAGCTGCTGACCCCGATCCTGATGACGCTCGCCGTCTTCAACCTGTTCCAGGCAACGCCCGTCGACGGCATCTTCCTGCAGAATGCCGGCCTGATGTGGGTGCTGCCGATCGCGATCGCGGTGTTGGGCGCGGTGTTCTTCATGAACAACCTCACCGCGGCGAAATCGTCGGTGAAGAACCAGCTTGCCATCGTCAAGCGCAAGCACACCTGGATCATGGCGTATCTCTATATCGGCACGTTCGGATCCTTCATCGGCTACTCCGCCGCGTTTCCGCTGCTGATCAAGACGCAGTTTCCGCAAGTCACGATTGCGATCGCGTTCCTGGGGCCGCTGGTCGGCTCGCTGTCGCGTCCGCTCGGCGGCTGGCTCGCCGACAGGATCGGCGGCTCGATCATCACGTTCTGGAATTTCATCGTGATGGCGGGCGCGACGGTCGGCGTGCTCTACTTCGTCGGGCAGAAGGATTTCATCGGCTTCCTGTCGATGTTCCTGATCCTGTTCGTGACGACGGGCATCGGCAACGGCTCGACCTACCGCATGATCCCCTCGATCTTCCGCGAGGAGAACCTGTTCAAGGTGCGCGGCAAGGGCGATGCGGCGCGCGCGATGGCGCTCAAGACGGCGAGCATCGAGAGCGGCGCGGCAGTCGGTTTCATCGGCGCCATCGGCGCCGTCGGTGGCTATCTGATCCCGACCGGCTTCGGCAAGTCGATCGCCATGACCGGCGGGCCGCAACTCGCGCTCGTGATCTATCTCGCCTTCTACGCCACCTGCCTCGCGCTGACCTGGTGGTTCTACCTGCGTCGCAGCCCGCAGGGCGAAGGCGTCTCAGGCCTTGCCGAAGCCAGGGTCTGA
- a CDS encoding NAD(P)/FAD-dependent oxidoreductase → MSEPLVIVGNGMAAARLVDELAKTSLGRYAVAVIGEEPRLAYNRVLLSSVLAGETGSHEIELRPADWWRHRGVTVRYGYRVSEIDVGRRELKIDGEESMEYSKLVLATGSTPLRLNVPGADLAGVHTFRDTRDVDLLLTLAAAKKRVVVVGGGLLGLEAAYGLAKAGAPVTLLHLMDRLMERQLDGPAADLLKTLVERKGIRILLNASTARIHGDGHVEAVELADGSRIEADAVIFAAGIKPNVALAKEAGIAVNRGVVVNDVMQTSSSDIFALGECAEHRGTCYGLVEPAYEQARVLARHLAGRPAAYQGSVVSTNLKVSGVSVFSAGDFMGGEGSESLVLTDRRRGTYKKLVIADGRLTGAVLIGDTVDALWYLELIRNRDKVAAIRTDMMFGRALALPSKAA, encoded by the coding sequence GTGAGTGAACCGCTGGTCATCGTCGGTAACGGTATGGCGGCCGCGCGTCTGGTCGACGAGCTCGCCAAGACCTCACTCGGCCGCTACGCGGTCGCCGTGATCGGCGAGGAGCCGCGGCTCGCTTACAATCGCGTCCTGCTCTCATCCGTGCTGGCCGGCGAGACCGGCTCGCACGAGATCGAGCTCCGGCCGGCGGACTGGTGGCGCCATCGCGGCGTCACCGTGCGCTATGGCTATCGCGTCAGCGAGATCGACGTCGGCCGCCGCGAGCTGAAGATCGACGGCGAAGAGAGCATGGAATATTCCAAGCTGGTGCTCGCCACCGGCTCGACGCCGCTGCGGCTGAACGTGCCGGGCGCCGATCTCGCCGGCGTGCACACGTTTCGCGATACGCGCGACGTCGACCTTTTGCTGACGCTGGCCGCGGCCAAGAAGCGCGTTGTCGTCGTCGGCGGCGGCCTGCTCGGGCTTGAAGCAGCCTACGGCCTTGCCAAGGCCGGCGCGCCGGTGACGCTGCTGCATCTGATGGACCGGCTGATGGAGCGCCAGCTCGACGGGCCGGCTGCCGATCTGCTCAAGACGCTGGTCGAGCGCAAGGGCATCCGCATCCTGCTCAACGCTTCGACCGCCCGGATCCATGGCGATGGACATGTCGAGGCCGTCGAGCTTGCCGATGGCAGCCGTATCGAGGCCGACGCCGTGATCTTCGCTGCCGGCATCAAGCCGAACGTCGCGCTGGCCAAAGAGGCGGGGATCGCCGTCAACCGCGGCGTCGTCGTCAACGACGTGATGCAGACCTCCTCGTCCGACATTTTCGCACTCGGCGAGTGTGCCGAGCATCGCGGCACCTGCTACGGCCTGGTCGAGCCCGCTTATGAGCAGGCGCGGGTGCTGGCGCGGCACCTGGCCGGCCGGCCCGCCGCCTATCAGGGCAGCGTGGTCTCGACCAATTTGAAGGTGTCCGGAGTCAGCGTGTTCTCCGCCGGCGACTTCATGGGCGGGGAGGGCAGCGAGAGCCTCGTGCTGACCGACCGCAGGCGTGGAACCTACAAGAAGCTCGTGATCGCGGACGGCCGGCTCACCGGTGCGGTGCTGATCGGCGATACCGTCGATGCGCTCTGGTATCTCGAGCTGATCCGCAATCGCGACAAGGTCGCGGCGATCCGCACCGACATGATGTTCGGCCGCGCGCTCGCGCTTCCTTCGAAAGCGGCTTGA
- a CDS encoding ABC transporter ATP-binding protein: MSFLSLKGLCKAYGTGAKRTSVLSDVNLDVAEGEFIAIVGFSGSGKTTLISTIAGLVQPDSGEITLKGKPVTAPGPDRGVVFQSYSLMPWLTVRGNVALAVDQVFARESKAERAARVDRYIAMVGLSHAATRLPAELSGGMRQRVAVARALATSPEILLLDEPLSALDALTRAKLQDEIVDIWSRDKRTVVLITNDVDEAILLADRIIPLLPGPDATLGQEFKVDIPRPRDRTSVNEDPAFKRLRQAVTSYLLDVVDERASRSDGAVRTLPNVVPITQTDKPPAAYQKRAAAVTFNLDRYLEFSQLSKVYPTPAGPLTVVENFDLKVRKGEFISVIGHSGCGKSTVLSMTAGLNDVSLGGIILDGREVTAAGPDRAVVFQAPSLFPWLTARENVALGVDRVYPHATRRQRDEIVDYYLERVGLADSFDKPAAAMSNGMRQRVGIARAFALSPKLLLLDEPFGMLDSLTRWDLQEVLMEVWKRTQVTAMCVTHDVDEAILLADRVVMMTNGPNARIGHIMEVDIPRPRTRKTLLEHPDYYRYRRELLDFLEAYEHGAAPKAPVATSAASPEAA, translated from the coding sequence ATGTCGTTTCTGTCTCTCAAGGGTCTGTGCAAGGCCTATGGTACCGGCGCCAAGCGGACCAGCGTGCTCTCCGACGTCAACCTCGATGTTGCCGAAGGCGAGTTCATCGCCATCGTGGGCTTCTCGGGAAGCGGCAAGACGACGCTGATCTCGACCATCGCAGGCCTCGTGCAGCCCGATTCGGGCGAGATCACGCTGAAGGGCAAGCCGGTGACCGCGCCTGGTCCCGACCGTGGCGTCGTGTTTCAGTCCTACTCCCTGATGCCGTGGCTTACAGTGCGCGGCAACGTGGCGCTCGCGGTCGACCAAGTTTTCGCCCGCGAGAGCAAGGCCGAGCGCGCGGCCCGGGTCGATCGCTACATCGCGATGGTCGGGCTGTCACATGCCGCAACGCGCCTGCCCGCCGAGTTGTCCGGCGGCATGCGGCAGCGGGTCGCCGTTGCGCGCGCGCTGGCAACCAGTCCGGAGATCCTCCTGCTCGACGAGCCGCTGTCGGCGCTTGATGCCCTGACCCGTGCCAAGTTGCAGGACGAGATCGTCGACATCTGGTCGCGCGACAAGCGTACCGTGGTGCTCATCACCAACGATGTCGACGAGGCGATCCTGCTTGCCGACCGCATCATCCCGTTGTTGCCGGGCCCGGACGCGACCTTGGGCCAGGAATTCAAGGTCGACATCCCGCGCCCGCGCGACCGCACATCGGTCAACGAGGACCCTGCGTTCAAGCGGCTGCGCCAGGCCGTCACCAGCTATCTTCTCGACGTGGTCGACGAGCGCGCCTCGCGGTCCGACGGCGCGGTACGAACGCTACCAAACGTCGTGCCGATCACCCAAACCGACAAACCGCCGGCGGCCTATCAGAAACGGGCAGCCGCCGTCACCTTCAATCTCGATCGCTACCTCGAATTCTCCCAGTTGTCGAAGGTGTATCCGACGCCGGCTGGGCCGCTGACCGTGGTCGAAAACTTCGATCTCAAGGTACGCAAGGGCGAGTTCATATCGGTGATCGGACATTCCGGCTGCGGCAAGTCGACGGTGCTGTCGATGACCGCGGGCCTCAACGACGTATCCCTCGGCGGCATCATTCTCGACGGTCGCGAGGTGACCGCGGCCGGCCCAGACCGGGCGGTGGTGTTCCAGGCACCCTCGCTGTTTCCGTGGCTCACGGCTCGCGAGAACGTCGCGCTCGGCGTCGATCGTGTCTATCCACATGCAACGCGGCGGCAGCGCGACGAGATCGTCGACTATTACCTCGAACGGGTCGGTCTCGCCGATTCCTTCGACAAGCCGGCCGCGGCGATGTCGAACGGCATGCGCCAGCGCGTCGGAATCGCGCGCGCCTTCGCGTTGTCCCCGAAGTTGCTGCTGCTGGACGAACCTTTCGGAATGCTCGACAGCCTTACCCGTTGGGACCTGCAGGAAGTGCTGATGGAGGTCTGGAAGCGCACGCAGGTGACGGCGATGTGCGTCACCCACGATGTCGACGAAGCGATCCTGCTTGCCGATCGTGTGGTGATGATGACGAACGGGCCCAACGCGCGGATCGGCCATATCATGGAAGTCGACATTCCCCGACCCCGCACGCGCAAGACCTTGCTCGAGCATCCGGACTACTACCGCTACCGCCGCGAGCTGCTCGATTTCCTCGAGGCCTATGAGCACGGAGCTGCACCCAAGGCGCCCGTGGCGACCTCTGCAGCAAGTCCTGAAGCGGCGTGA
- a CDS encoding globin family protein: MTPEQIALIQQSFAKVAPISEQAAVLFYDRLFEVAPSVRAMFPEDMTEQRKKLMGMLAAVVGGLSNLETILPAASALAKRHVAYGAVAEHYPVVGETLLWTLEKGLGEAWTPELAKAWTDAYGVLSGYMMSEAYGAQPQAAE, from the coding sequence ATGACGCCAGAACAGATCGCCCTCATCCAGCAGAGCTTCGCCAAGGTCGCGCCGATATCGGAGCAGGCCGCGGTGCTGTTCTACGATCGTCTTTTCGAAGTGGCGCCGTCGGTGCGCGCGATGTTCCCTGAAGACATGACCGAGCAGCGCAAGAAGCTGATGGGCATGCTCGCGGCCGTCGTCGGTGGCCTGTCGAACCTCGAGACGATTCTTCCCGCGGCCTCCGCGCTGGCCAAGCGCCACGTCGCCTACGGCGCGGTGGCCGAGCACTATCCCGTGGTCGGCGAGACCTTGCTGTGGACCCTGGAGAAGGGTCTTGGCGAAGCCTGGACGCCCGAACTGGCAAAGGCCTGGACCGACGCCTACGGCGTGCTGTCCGGCTACATGATGTCCGAAGCCTACGGCGCCCAGCCGCAGGCCGCTGAATAG
- a CDS encoding ABC transporter permease, which produces MALVSEYVDVSAEEAKRARRERMLARINGAAVYLNILGLGWLAPLARIAAGDMVKPQLKELRQGLVVPLLGIGAFLLAWAVAAPQVKTSLGAIPGPAEVWVQTKNLYADHRAERAKQTAFYERQDARNAKVIADGHPEEVRHRNYAGKPTYFDQIMTSLMTVALGFVVATIVAVPLGILCGLSKTMNGALNPLIQIFKPVSPLAWLPIVTMVVSALYVNPSEFLPKSLVISAITVTLCSLWPTLINTSLGVASIDKDLLNVGRVLQLPTRRTITKLVLPSSLPLIFTGLRLSLGVGWMVLIAAEMLAQNPGLGKFVWDEFQNGSSQSLARIIVAVLTIGIIGFLLDRVMYALQSAFTFSGQR; this is translated from the coding sequence ATGGCATTGGTTAGCGAATACGTCGACGTCAGCGCGGAAGAGGCCAAGCGCGCGCGGCGGGAGCGGATGCTCGCGCGCATCAACGGCGCCGCCGTCTATCTGAACATCCTGGGCCTCGGCTGGCTTGCGCCGCTTGCGCGCATCGCCGCGGGCGATATGGTCAAGCCCCAGTTGAAGGAACTGCGGCAGGGATTGGTGGTGCCGCTCCTCGGCATCGGCGCCTTTCTCCTCGCATGGGCCGTGGCCGCGCCTCAGGTCAAGACCTCGCTCGGCGCCATTCCCGGGCCGGCTGAGGTCTGGGTCCAGACCAAGAACCTCTACGCCGATCACCGTGCCGAGCGCGCCAAACAGACGGCGTTCTATGAGCGTCAGGACGCGCGGAACGCCAAGGTGATCGCCGACGGCCATCCCGAGGAGGTCCGGCATCGCAACTACGCCGGCAAGCCGACCTATTTCGACCAGATCATGACCAGCCTCATGACGGTTGCGCTCGGCTTCGTGGTGGCGACGATCGTCGCCGTTCCACTCGGCATCCTTTGCGGCCTGTCCAAGACCATGAACGGCGCGCTCAACCCGTTGATCCAGATCTTCAAGCCGGTGTCGCCGCTCGCTTGGCTGCCGATCGTGACGATGGTCGTCTCGGCGCTTTACGTAAATCCATCGGAATTCCTGCCGAAGTCGCTGGTCATCTCCGCGATCACCGTGACGCTCTGCTCGCTGTGGCCGACGCTGATCAACACCTCGCTTGGCGTTGCTTCCATCGACAAGGACCTGCTCAATGTCGGACGGGTTCTCCAGTTGCCGACCCGGCGCACCATCACCAAGCTGGTGCTGCCGAGCTCGCTCCCGCTGATCTTCACCGGTCTGCGACTCTCGCTCGGCGTCGGCTGGATGGTGCTGATCGCGGCCGAGATGCTGGCGCAGAATCCCGGGCTCGGAAAGTTCGTCTGGGACGAATTCCAGAACGGCTCCTCGCAGTCGCTCGCGCGGATCATCGTCGCCGTGCTGACGATCGGCATCATCGGTTTCCTGCTCGATCGGGTGATGTACGCGTTGCAGTCCGCCTTCACCTTCTCCGGCCAGCGCTGA
- a CDS encoding SMP-30/gluconolactonase/LRE family protein, which translates to MYLETPPRLIETKLFSAMPEKFRRKGVRTDWADANRPGIATDSFIEGPSFDKDGNLYVVDIPFGRIFRIAPDGEWSQIAEYEGWPNGLKIAADGRVLVADYMHGIMELDVKAGRMTPVLTARNSESFRGCNDLHLASNGDVYFTDQGQTGLHDPSGRVYRLASNGRLDCLINTGISPNGLVLDATETVLFVAMTRDNAVWRLPFMKDGSVSKVGRFCSLFGTSGPDGLTMDAKGRLFVGHASLGHVFVFAPNGELIARIKSCAGPNCTNVAIGGAGKDRLYITESSAGSVLVADISGL; encoded by the coding sequence ATGTACCTGGAAACGCCGCCGCGTCTGATCGAGACGAAACTCTTCTCCGCCATGCCCGAAAAATTCCGCCGCAAGGGCGTGCGGACCGATTGGGCTGACGCCAACCGGCCGGGCATTGCCACCGACAGCTTCATCGAGGGACCATCCTTCGATAAGGACGGCAACCTCTACGTCGTCGACATTCCCTTCGGCCGCATCTTCCGTATCGCGCCTGACGGCGAATGGTCGCAAATCGCTGAATATGAGGGATGGCCGAACGGGCTGAAGATCGCGGCCGACGGCCGCGTCCTGGTGGCCGACTACATGCACGGCATCATGGAGCTCGACGTCAAAGCCGGCCGCATGACGCCGGTCCTGACCGCGCGCAACTCGGAATCCTTTCGCGGCTGCAACGATCTGCACCTCGCCTCCAACGGGGACGTCTATTTCACCGATCAGGGCCAGACCGGGTTGCATGATCCAAGCGGCCGAGTCTATCGGCTGGCGTCGAACGGCCGGCTCGATTGCCTGATCAACACCGGCATCAGCCCGAACGGCCTGGTTCTCGACGCAACCGAAACCGTGCTGTTCGTCGCGATGACGCGCGACAATGCAGTGTGGCGCTTGCCGTTCATGAAGGACGGCAGCGTGTCCAAGGTCGGCCGCTTCTGCTCGCTGTTCGGCACCAGCGGTCCCGATGGCCTGACCATGGACGCCAAGGGCCGCCTGTTCGTCGGCCACGCCTCGCTCGGCCACGTCTTCGTGTTCGCGCCGAACGGCGAGCTGATCGCGCGGATCAAGTCATGCGCGGGGCCGAACTGCACCAATGTCGCGATCGGTGGCGCCGGCAAGGATCGTCTCTATATCACGGAGTCGTCGGCCGGCAGCGTGCTGGTGGCGGATATCAGTGGACTGTGA
- a CDS encoding nitrate reductase, whose translation MTAVDPTLRATKTTCPYCGVGCGVLATPDGRGGAAIAGDPDHPANFGRLCSKGSALGETVGLEGRLLYPMIRCKGLLERVAWSDALDHVAHRMQHIVARDGADAVAFYLSGQLLTEDYYVANKLMKGFVGTANVDTNSRLCMSSSVAGHRRAFGADTVPGCYEDLDQADLLVFVGSNAAWCHPVLFQRMLTNRGERGARMIVIDPRRTDTADDVDLFLGLKPGTDTALFSGLFVHLADNGALDQDYIAQNTSGFDDALARARSIAGSVPATALATGLSEQDVATFFKMFRDTEKVVTLYSQGVNQSAQGTDKVNAILNCHLATGRIGKPGASPFSLTGQPNAMGGREVGGLANMLAAHMGFTPPDIDRVRRFWKAPRIATHEGLKAVQLFEAINRGEVKALWVMGTNPAVSLPDADFVREALKKLELFVVSENVLSNDTVEAGPHVLLPALAWGEKSGTVTNSERRISRQRSFLPAPGEARPDWWILSETAKRLGFGDSFNYKSAADIFREHAALSAFENEGGRDFDIGALTSLSDEAFDALKPVQWPVREGGAPGERFFASGGFFTNDGKGRFVAPEVPALRSETGPSRPLRLNTGRIRDQWHTMTRTGLSQRLGAHLPEPFVEIHPDDASKYGIVHDGYARITTDYGQCILKAVVSDRQQRGALFVPIHWSAMNASHGRVGALVQSFTDPFSGQPESKATPAAIAPYEYVFRGFALSRQQLDLPPNLMWTRVTVAGGFGYLFADNADLSRWPAWLDGVAGEDVAEYRDFGGGIYRAASFTGDRIEACLFVGPGHDAGDWEVVKTAFAADHVSDEQRRMLLSGKSTEGAASTGPIVCACFGVGRGTICDTIATGARTAADIGAKLKAGTNCGSCIPELKRLIATTDAPVKEAKLARAVGSVS comes from the coding sequence ATGACGGCGGTCGATCCCACGCTCCGCGCCACCAAGACGACCTGTCCCTATTGCGGCGTCGGTTGCGGCGTGCTGGCGACGCCCGACGGCAGGGGCGGGGCGGCAATCGCCGGCGATCCCGATCATCCTGCCAATTTCGGCCGGCTCTGCTCCAAGGGCTCCGCGCTCGGCGAGACCGTCGGGCTGGAAGGCCGTCTGCTCTATCCGATGATCCGCTGCAAAGGCCTATTGGAACGCGTCGCCTGGAGCGATGCGCTCGATCATGTCGCCCATCGCATGCAGCACATCGTGGCCCGCGACGGCGCCGACGCGGTCGCGTTCTATCTCTCCGGCCAGCTGCTGACCGAGGACTATTACGTCGCCAACAAGCTGATGAAGGGTTTTGTCGGCACGGCGAATGTCGACACCAATTCGCGGCTCTGCATGTCGTCGTCGGTTGCCGGCCATCGCCGCGCCTTCGGCGCTGACACCGTGCCCGGCTGCTACGAGGATCTCGACCAGGCCGATCTGCTCGTCTTCGTCGGCTCGAACGCGGCCTGGTGTCACCCGGTGCTGTTCCAGCGCATGCTGACGAACCGCGGGGAGCGCGGCGCGCGCATGATCGTGATCGATCCGCGCCGCACCGACACGGCTGATGACGTTGATCTGTTCCTGGGGCTCAAGCCCGGCACCGACACCGCGCTGTTCTCCGGCCTGTTCGTCCATCTCGCCGACAATGGGGCGCTCGATCAAGACTATATCGCGCAGAACACGAGCGGTTTTGACGACGCACTGGCGCGCGCGCGGAGCATTGCCGGCAGCGTCCCCGCGACTGCGCTCGCCACGGGCCTCTCCGAACAGGACGTCGCGACCTTCTTCAAGATGTTCCGCGACACCGAGAAGGTCGTCACGCTCTATTCGCAGGGCGTCAACCAGTCGGCGCAGGGCACCGACAAGGTCAACGCGATTCTGAACTGCCATCTCGCGACCGGCCGCATCGGCAAGCCGGGCGCCTCGCCGTTCTCGCTCACCGGTCAGCCCAATGCGATGGGCGGCCGCGAGGTCGGCGGCCTCGCCAATATGCTGGCCGCGCATATGGGCTTCACGCCGCCCGACATCGACCGCGTCAGGCGGTTCTGGAAGGCGCCACGCATCGCCACCCATGAGGGGCTGAAGGCGGTGCAATTGTTCGAGGCCATCAATCGCGGTGAGGTCAAGGCGCTCTGGGTGATGGGCACCAATCCCGCGGTGTCGCTGCCGGATGCGGACTTCGTGCGCGAGGCGTTGAAGAAGCTCGAGCTGTTCGTGGTCTCCGAGAACGTGCTGTCCAACGACACGGTCGAGGCCGGTCCGCATGTGCTGTTGCCGGCGCTGGCCTGGGGCGAGAAGTCGGGCACGGTGACCAACTCCGAACGCCGCATCTCGCGACAGCGCTCGTTCCTGCCGGCGCCGGGCGAGGCGCGCCCTGACTGGTGGATCCTGAGCGAGACCGCAAAGCGTCTCGGCTTCGGCGACAGTTTCAACTACAAATCCGCCGCCGATATTTTCCGCGAGCATGCCGCGCTCTCGGCGTTCGAGAACGAGGGCGGCCGCGATTTCGACATTGGCGCGCTGACCTCGCTCTCCGACGAAGCCTTCGACGCGTTGAAGCCGGTGCAGTGGCCGGTGCGCGAAGGCGGGGCGCCCGGCGAACGCTTCTTCGCGAGCGGCGGCTTCTTCACCAATGACGGCAAGGGCCGCTTCGTTGCACCGGAGGTGCCGGCGCTGCGCAGCGAGACCGGACCATCGCGTCCGCTGCGACTGAACACCGGACGCATCCGCGACCAGTGGCACACCATGACGCGCACGGGCCTCAGCCAGCGGCTCGGTGCGCATCTGCCCGAGCCGTTCGTCGAGATCCATCCCGATGACGCCAGCAAATATGGCATCGTCCATGACGGCTACGCCCGCATCACCACCGACTATGGCCAATGTATCCTGAAAGCGGTTGTGAGCGATCGCCAGCAGCGCGGCGCTCTGTTCGTGCCGATCCACTGGAGCGCGATGAACGCCTCGCACGGCCGCGTCGGGGCGCTGGTGCAGTCGTTCACCGATCCGTTCTCGGGGCAGCCGGAATCGAAAGCGACGCCGGCCGCGATCGCGCCCTATGAATACGTCTTCCGCGGTTTTGCGCTGTCGCGGCAGCAGCTCGATCTGCCGCCGAACCTGATGTGGACCCGTGTCACGGTCGCCGGCGGTTTCGGCTATCTGTTCGCCGACAATGCGGACCTGTCGCGCTGGCCGGCCTGGCTCGACGGCGTCGCCGGCGAGGATGTCGCCGAATATCGCGATTTCGGCGGCGGTATCTATCGTGCGGCCTCTTTCACCGGCGATCGGATCGAGGCTTGTCTGTTCGTCGGCCCCGGGCATGATGCCGGTGACTGGGAGGTGGTCAAAACCGCCTTTGCGGCCGATCACGTCAGCGACGAGCAGCGCCGTATGTTGCTGTCGGGCAAGTCGACGGAGGGGGCAGCCTCGACCGGACCGATCGTCTGCGCCTGCTTCGGCGTCGGCCGCGGCACCATCTGCGACACCATCGCCACTGGCGCGCGCACGGCGGCCGACATCGGTGCGAAGCTCAAGGCCGGCACCAATTGCGGCTCCTGCATCCCCGAATTGAAGCGCCTGATCGCGACGACGGATGCGCCCGTGAAAGAGGCCAAGCTCGCGCGGGCCGTGGGATCGGTTTCCTAG